From the genome of Vicia villosa cultivar HV-30 ecotype Madison, WI linkage group LG2, Vvil1.0, whole genome shotgun sequence, one region includes:
- the LOC131653834 gene encoding aquaporin PIP2-7 has product MGKDVEVQEQGAEFSAKDYQDPPPAPLFDAAEFKKWSLYRAVIAEFVATLLFLYITVLTIIGYKRQSDTSITGNTECDGVGLLGIAWAFGGMIFVLVYCTAGISGGHINPAVTFGLFVGRKVSLIRALLYIIAQCLGAICGAGLAKGFQKSYYNRYGGGANTVSDGYSKGTALGAEIIGTFVLVYTVFSATDPKRSARDSHVPVLAPLPIGFAVFMVHLATIPVTGTGINPARSFGPAVIFNNDKAWDDQWIYWVGPFIGAAVAAIYHQYILRGSAIKALGSFRSNA; this is encoded by the exons atgggTAAAGATGTTGAGGTTCAAGAACAAGGTGCTGAATTCTCAGCAAAGGATTACCAAGATCCACCACCAGCACCACTTTTTGACGCAGCGGAGTTCAAAAAATGGTCTTTGTACAGAGCTGTTATAGCAGAGTTTGTAGCAactcttctttttctttacatCACTGTTTTGACTATTATTGGTTACAAAAGACAATCTGATACCAGTATTACTGGTAACACTGAGTGTGATGGTGTTGGGCTTTTGGGTATTGCTTGGGCTTTTGGTGGTATGATCTTCGTCCTTGTTTACTGCACCGCCGGTATCTCTG GAGGACACATAAATCCAGCCGTGACATTTGGACTATTTGTGGGACGCAAGGTGTCTCTAATAAGGGCATTGCTATACATAATTGCACAATGTTTAGGTGCAATTTGTGGTGCTGGACTTGCTAAGGGTTTCCAAAAGTCATACTACAACAGGTATGGTGGAGGAGCTAACACCGTTTCTGATGGTTACAGTAAAGGAACTGCTTTGGGTGCTGAGATTATTGGTACCTTTGTGCTAGTCTACACAGTTTTCTCTGCTACTGACCCTAAAAGAAGTGCTAGGGATTCTCATGTTCCT GTATTGGCACCTCTTCCCATTGGATTTGCTGTGTTCATGGTTCACTTGGCAACAATCCCCGTCACCGGAACCGGTATTAACCCTGCTAGAAGTTTCGGACCCGCCGTTATCTTCAACAACGACAAAGCTTGGGATGACCAG TGGATTTATTGGGTTGGACCATTTATTGGTGCTGCAGTGGCTGCAATCTACCACCAATACATTCTAAGAGGATCAGCAATAAAAGCTCTTGGATCCTTCAGGAGCAATGCTTAA